Genomic DNA from Harpia harpyja isolate bHarHar1 chromosome 13, bHarHar1 primary haplotype, whole genome shotgun sequence:
CGCGGAGAGGGGCAGGGAGTAGcggaaggcaggagaggagcggAGAGGAGAGAGACTCTTCAGGGAACCAGGGCTAAACCCAGCTTGTACTGTATGTGCCTGCTTCTGGGAGGGTCACCGGCGTGAGGATGGGTCTAATgatctcatctttcttttcttccccggCACTATTAGTGCTCAGATAGGCAGAATGAAGTGAAACTACGTGCAAATCATGTGTAAATTGTCTCAGTTAGGAGCCCTTTATCCGAACGTGTATCCCAGCCTGGCCCATTTACTTTCCCCCCATATCTCCTTTAGCTTTAACGAGGCTCGTTAAGATCACAATAATATTCCACCCTCTAATTGCTCATCCCATTCAACAAATATGTGCACACTGCTTTTCGCATTATTTGATCCCTTATTTAGGAGGGGTgtggagagggaggggggagagacagggagaaggggaagtgCTGAGATTAGGAGTTGCAaagattaaggggaaaaaaaaaaaaaccaccaccacacacaaaaaacccaggCTTTTCCACCAACCGCCCCGCTTCCCTCCCCCCCGTGCATTTGGGCGAAGTGGTAAAAACCTTCCTTACGTACTCCGTAATGATTGGCAGGGCTGACAGTGATTGGCAGGGGCTGCCATGGCAACGCCACAACGACACTCAGAAGACCAATAGAAAAGcgaaacaaaatgtttcagcgCTGCACTCACTGTGGATTTAGGGGAGATATTATGAGGCTGTTGTCATTAGGGCGATTGCTGTTGAATCACTGAATCCTGAatcggcggcggcgcggggccgggtgTGTgtgagtgcgtgtgtgtgtgcgtgtgtgtgtgcgcgcgtgagtgcgtgtgcgtgtgtccgcgtgtgtgtgtgagagtgtgtgtgtgtgcccccgTGCCTCTATGTggctgtgtgtgcgtgtgcgggTGTGGATGCGTGCGCGGTGCGTTTGccctttcctcccttcttcctccctttctttcttttctccttgattTATCTCCCCCTCTCCCCGGTCATCCCATGGTGTTCAGGTCCCCGCTAGAGCTTTATCCCACCCATTTCTTCTTGCCAAACTTCGCCGCCGACCCGCACCACCGCTCCCTCCTTCTcgccagcggcggcggcggcagcggcagcggctcGGGCTGCAGCCCCGGTGCCGGCGGCGGTGGAGGCGGCAGCTCCCGGGCACCCCACGAAGAGTTGTCAATGTTTCAGCTGCCCACACTCAACTTCTCCCCGGAGCAAGTGGCCAGCGTCTGCGAGACGCTGGAGGAGACTGGAGACATAGAGAGGCTGGGGAGGTTCCTCTGGTCGCTGCCGGTGGCGCCGGGGGCATGCGAGGCCATCAACAAGCACGAGTCCATCCTCCGCGCCCGGGCGGTGGTGGCCTTCCACACGGGCAACTTCCGAGACCTCTACCACATCCTGGAGAACCACAAATTCACCAAGGAGTCCCACGGCAAGTTGCAGGCCATGTGGCTCGAAGCGCACTACCAGGAGGCCGAGAAGCTAAGGGGTCGCCCGCTGGGGCCGGTTGATAAATACAGGGTGAGGAAGAAGTTTCCGCTGCCCAGGACCATTTGGGATGGCGAGCAGAAGACGCACTGCTTCAAGGAGAGGACTCGCAGCCTCCTGAGGGAGTGGTACCTGCAGGACCCTTACCCCAACCCCAGCAAGAAAAGGGAACTGGCTCAGGCCACGGGGCTCACCCCCACGCAAGTAGGCAACTGGTTCAAAAACAGAAGGCAACGAGACAGAGCAGCGGCGGCTAAAAACAGGTCAGTGGAGCTGCGGGGCCCCgctccggggcggggggcgagctggggggcgggggcgagctgggcggcggggccccgcgggcggccgcgctccgctccgcgccgcggcTCGGCGGTCGCCCGGCCGGCAGCGCgcctctgcctctcctttcctcctcttctccatcaCCGCCATGGGGAGAAATTGGTAGCCCCCCGCCGAGCGTGTAGGTCTCCTCCCGGCAGCCGCAGGGATGCGACGGGGGCAGGCACGGCTCGAAGTTGCCTGGCGCGCCCCGAGCTCTGCCCGGGCTCCCCACGGGCTCCCGGggtgcgggcagggctggggctcaccCGCAGGCGTGGGcagtgtgtgcgtgcgtgtgtgcgcgcgtgtgtgtgcggGGCGCAGCGGCTGCGGTGGGGGCAGAGCCcggctctccctgcctccctccccgcAGCGGCTGCCGCGGGGGACGGAAAACCCCACAGCCCCGGATCGGTGGGCTCCGGTTTTGCTTTCGGCTTGCCGGGATCTGCGTCCGGCCGGGATCCGGCGCGGTTCCCCCGCCGAAGGACCGAGGCGGGCGGTGCGATTCCGAGCGGGTTTCTGCAGAGCAGGCGGCTCCGCTCCAATTGTTCGTGCTCCTCTGCCTGCGCGGCGGGACCAGCACACGCACACGCAAAGCCCGGAGCCGTTCGgcttggggagaaaaagggagaaaagcctTTAGGAGATCGggaaacctctttttttcccccatccccatTTCTCTGTTTACACCACATGGCGGCCGGGCCCTCCGGTCGTGTGTTTCCTGTACATTTACGTTTGCATTTATTTGCATGTCTCTCGGtgtctcttttatttatttatttatttttattatttttgctttgccaTGATAAAAGCGAGGcacccttccttcttttttttttttcttgtcacccTCCGTAAAAGTTATCTTGCAAATGAAAATGGCCCCTTAATCCAGCCTGAtatactgtttttattttaatttaagtttGGCTACCGCTGTAAGCGTGTAGACAAAACTTCTTGTTCTTGTAAATGCTGTCTCTTAAATTCCTCCTAATTATAGCACTGGTGCTATTGACTCAAGGTTCTGTCAGAGAAATGCAACCTAAAAGTACCTCCccatttaatttccattaaatGGAAAACAGATCAGCTTAGGACTGTAAATAAACAGAAGTTGCCTACGGATGCTTTTGTTGACTCAGCGCTGTTGACAGCAGATGAATGCACCAGGAATTGTAAATGGGAGAAAAATCAAAGACGCTGAAATTAGATAacttaaaataatgagaaatgtaaaataaagcgggtacatttttctgttctttgcaggCAGTTAAATAGAAAATACTCCGGTGAGAAACAGTTGAGCGAAGAGCGTATTTTTATTCATGCTGGCAATGCTAGGCGCTAGAGGTTGTGGCTGGCTGCTCAGCCCAGGACTTTCAGCCCTTATCCTCGAATCAGGCTTTCTTTGGGTTTCGAGCGGAATAAACGGGCGCAGAGGAATATTCACAACACGCTAGGGAACCTAAAAATCATTTattgcctctttaaaaaaaaaaaaaagttcaacggCAATGTACCCTTAAGTGTTGACGGTGAAAGGACCGGCACTTTAAAGCTAATTTTGGCTTTCAGATGGAAAAGGGACTTAAATTTCGAGGGGAGAGAAGCGCCGTGTTCCACAGTCgccctttttcattttcttgatagAGCTGCGTTCCCAGGGCAGGACCTTCCTCCAGTTCTGCCTCAGACCCCTGAGTGTTTACCTGACTACTGGGAAATATTTAGACAGATATTCGCCCGAGTACAGAATGAGGATCCCGTGCGATTCTTCCCCGCTGCAGACCGGTCCTTGCAGCTTTCCGCCGTGGCCAAGTGTGCGAGGAGCTCACACAGACCTGCTTTTCTCCTAGGCCCGCGGTGCCGCGGGGATGAATGGCTACCCGGGGAAAGGGAAGGCGCTGCTACTCTTTTTCAAACCACCGGGCAGGGAACcgcttctccccccctccccgtccccgctGCAGCCGCCACCCCTCTCGCTGTCTTTGCGCTGGGTGCCACCCCCCCCCGATGTGGCCAGCCCCGGCGGCGCGGGgaagccccggcccggcccggccgcgccggcggcgggggcagcgcggCCCGGGCGCACAGCTTggccctgccgcccgccgccgctcccgggctCCGCGAGGCGCTGCGGGaaggcggccgggccgggccgggccggggggtccgctccgctccgctccgctccgggcgggggccgcggcggtCCCCAGGCGGGCGCGGGGTCGGGCGGGCGCCGtcccctcggcggcggcggccgcggtgTCTCAGAGGGGCTGTGCTGTTGTTTTGTCTCCCGGCGCGATGCAGGCTCCAGCACCAGGCGATAGGACAGAGCGGCATGCGGTCGCTGGCAGAGCCCGGCTGCCCGACACACAGCTCGGCCGAGTCTCCGTCAACGGCGGCCAGCCCGACCACCAGCGTCTCCAGTTTGACAGAAAGAGCCGAGACGGGCACCTCCATCCTCTCGGTAACCTCCAGCGACTCGGAATGTGATGTATGATATcggaaaataaacaaacaaacaaaaaaatccaaatccaaacAGCCAAGCACCCTCTCCCCGACCTGAGCAAAACAAACCGAGGCAACCTAGAATCaggacacacacacgcatgcacacacacacagccaggaggaaagaaaaggccaAACACGACCCAAACATAATAGCAAACAAACAGACAGGGATCAGAGaatccaccaccaccaccgtcaGCCAACACCACCACCAAGAGATGGAGCTAAAACTTCAACAGTCACAAACGCTGGTGCTgcagcgggggggggtgggggggcgggaaataataattattatatatataaaaagaaaaaaaaaacaaagcaaaagtgaCAATTGTATTCTTTTTAGGACAAGCACGATTTCTCCTTTGCGCTTTTCCATGGATGCATTTCACCCACTtgcatgatgatgatgattaaatTTGTATCTGGGAAAAAATATTCTCTatagtaaaggaaaacaaacagaaaccagaaaaacaaatgcaaactccAATCGAatttgtacaaaaataaaaataaaaaaaaattaaaaaggaactCCTTGAAGAGGGAAATAACAAATGTTTATTGcctttttgttgcttctgtttctctctctttctccctctccctttctctctgttttttgttggtttttgttttttttttttttaagtccaagTGATGGTCCAGCCAAGAtgcagttttctgtttttttgttcagCAGACAATCATTTTATTCGTAAGCACCTTTTTTTCTACACTTCTGTCACTGCCTGTGTGGGTACTGGTTATAAATGTGGAAAAAGAATAGTTATGACtgtaacagatttttatttttatttcaaaattttatatGAATTATGTATATCTTAATGATGCGGTCATTTTCCCAGTTTGTAATATATGTGTAGAAATGCTTGTATATGATATTTGCTctactctttctttcttcctcccccctccctgtcTATCTCCCTCCCACCCTTTcactctctctcctttttattttccttgactcGGTGTTCCTTGCACAAACTTAGCTGTCAAGATCTGACGTGCTAGGTTTTCAAAAGGGACCTCAgcgatagaaaaaaaaaaaagaaaaaaaagaaaaaaaaagcttagggTGCAACTGTAGTTATCTTATGCAAAAGCTATTTTGAGTATTTCATAGCAGCTTTGGGGGTCTCTTCTTAAACTCCACGTAGGACGCTTAAACTATTGTTTCCTTAACTGCGTGTTTATCTATATGTACAAACTTTCTAAATCAAATACAGTATTCCATTTTCTTATCTATCCAGCGATGTCGGTGTTTTTGTCCGCCACGGAAAAACACGCCCTCCCCGTGGGCGCCTTgcctcccgccctgccccgccgcggccccggctgCGCGGCccctgcgccgccgccggcccccgccttCCCCGCCTCGGCGGAACACCCCGCGGAGATTTTGGGGGGACGGAGCAACCCTGCGACGTGGCTGCGGGCGGCAGCGGGGACACCGGGCTGCgatagcggcggcggcggcgcggggcacGGGGCATGGCTGGGTCCCTCCGGGTCCCCTCCGCCACCGCGGGCTCCAGCGTTaccctcccgccccctccccccgtCCTTTTTTTGTGCACTCCGAGCTGAAAGGCTTCCCCCGGACGCCTGCCTGCAGGGCCGAGTGTCTCCAGAGAGCGGTTAAGACATTTTGGGATTTGTTTTGtagctttaaatgaaaacaaaaacataaacCCCTCGCCCTAAGCGGGCTGCAGCTCCTCCCTTCGAATCCGGAGTATATTGTAATGTGCTGAAAGAAGCCTTTATTTGCATGACTAACAgtatttcagcatctttctttttttttttctgtccttttttttttttttttaattaaagttttgctTTGCCCTGGGCAGATTATTCAGCCGTGAATTAATGAGAGGTAAATTCTAAACTTGTTTTTActtgaaaatacaattttgaaacTTACCAGGGATTTAGGGAGAAACGTGCCTGGAATATATTGACCATTTCCAAACTAATTTGGACTTCCGATCTACCTTTGTGTTGCCCGagtcctctctccctcttccctcctccccttttttgGGGAAGTCAGAACTAGGTTTACGGAAAGCCTTAGGAAGCGCCTGGGCTTCCCCTCGCGTCCCCCCGCCCCAAGAGGCTACCTGGGGATCTGGGGGAACCCATTAGAATGTGAGATCTTAGAGCAAGCCACTAACGGGTAATTTTAAGGAATAAGCTGATGTGTGAATACGTTCATACACCTTTGGTGCCTCCGAGGAAAAGCCGCGTGTGTGCGCTCAGCGAGCGAGGAGGGCACGTGTCCGCCCCCCCGAGACACCCCCTGGCCGGGGCAGGAAAGAGTTTCCACGCTGGGCCACTGAGCACCCGCGAACCGCGGAGACCCGCGTAgggtgtgtgttggggggggggactTCTCCGTTTCCCCGCGGGAGCCACCGCGGGAAAAGGACACGGACGGCTCGAGGCAGCGCCCGCCCCGTCGGGGTtcgcctcctcctcccctcggGCTTCGCTCCACGCGCGGCTCCGCGGCGGGGTCTCCCCACGGGCATCTCCGGCGGCGTCACTGCCCCGTCGCCAACACTAGTGGggagttaaaagaaaataacGCCCGGTTGTACAAAAGCGGAATGGACGGGAATTGCTTGGGGCGAGGGAGGGGGAAACAGACACAATAGGGCTCCCGTGTTCCGCGTGGGTGGGAGAAGGGGGTCGTGTGATGAACCTAGTTCTTCCCCTCCCCCATGCGGCTTTTGGAGGGGAGAAATACTACCCAGGAGGGGATAAAAGGCTCCCCAAAGGCTGGCACCCTCTCACGGGTCTCACGCTTGAGCTGGGgctgctctttctctcccccccggCAAGGAGGCAGCGGAGAGGCCTTTATAAGAAAAGAACCCGGCCCTTCCAGTCACCCCCGGGGTTGGGTAGGAAGGAGGTCTTCGGTGTCAGTACATTGTTTTTAAGCGCAATATTTCTGGTTCTCGCTGGTAGGAGTGTCGTTCCCATCCTGCTTTATTTTCAACGGGATTTGATACTTGAAAGGATTCAGAGGCGTGAaagtttggggtttattttttttcttccttcatttccgCGTCTCGAAGCTGCAGCTAGAAGGCGTCAAGCCGGCAGCAATAATCTACCTCAGCTGAGCCTTACATTGATAGGTTtggatttttcttccccctgatTAAGCCTCCAGAAGATCACCCCGTCGTGCCGTGGCAGTTAGGGGAGGCCAGAGATCTCCTTCAGCCTCACTCCATCCGTACCTGGCCTCAGGCTCCAGCCTCCCAGGCAGGGCCCTGTCTCCGGTGCCATTTGCCACCCCCCATCCCCGAAAAGTTACCCCTTTGGCAGGAGCCCCAGCCCAAACCCGGAGGAGCGAGCTATCCCGGCCCCGCTGGGCGTGTTCGCCTCCCCCCGGAGCCCGCGGTCCTTTGTGCGGGGCAgccggggacacacacacacacatccaagGGGGCGCCAAGTGTCTGCGCGGTTTCGGGGTGCCGAGGGTGCCGCTGATGACAGGCCGTTTCAAAGCCGGGCTCCGTAATGGGTAAATGCTGCTGTTTCAGGATTTGCATTAAAAATCTGAATGGCTGATTGAGGTGTAAATCTATGAAAAGCTGTGTTTAAGCCTCCTCACCCACTAAGTCCATCTGCCCCGGGAAGATAGGGCCTATCGAGCCCCGCCAAACTGGagggctgcctcctccctgcccctggcCGCGCATTATCGACAGCCCCTCTCCAGCATTAGTTCATTATCCGCGCCTAGCTCGGCCGTTGATTAAGATGAAATTACTCGGAAGCTGAAGTGCGCTTGATCAATATTTAAGCGCGAGCCGGAGGACGGGAGGCAGATGGCCGGAGCCCGGCAGCACACCGCGCTGCCTCCCCGGGAGCCGGCCCGGaaggccccgctcccccggcctgCGCCGTTCCGcaccgccgcctcccgcccgcggCCGCGGGGGCACG
This window encodes:
- the SIX3 gene encoding homeobox protein SIX3, giving the protein MVFRSPLELYPTHFFLPNFAADPHHRSLLLASGGGGSGSGSGCSPGAGGGGGGSSRAPHEELSMFQLPTLNFSPEQVASVCETLEETGDIERLGRFLWSLPVAPGACEAINKHESILRARAVVAFHTGNFRDLYHILENHKFTKESHGKLQAMWLEAHYQEAEKLRGRPLGPVDKYRVRKKFPLPRTIWDGEQKTHCFKERTRSLLREWYLQDPYPNPSKKRELAQATGLTPTQVGNWFKNRRQRDRAAAAKNRLQHQAIGQSGMRSLAEPGCPTHSSAESPSTAASPTTSVSSLTERAETGTSILSVTSSDSECDV